A single region of the Euwallacea similis isolate ESF13 chromosome 22, ESF131.1, whole genome shotgun sequence genome encodes:
- the LOC136416320 gene encoding uncharacterized protein yields MPISHLIDNTRNDQTKVNIANTQVRKWLHVYSVASYHYRASGDEEEFLYKDAEFDFSDASIGAWQIVNNIKKDAKFLVFSAFLDVRNAPTVTIIAAAKTNIRKLATNKIWCHYWTSDNFIIAPKIVEARITIIEEHWGLPYSAYYVNCPVDLKDPLPEAVSVVTHRNEFPKNLMKIIVNYANVTAWNASELSANIEKIAVCVKPLHYDFNRIFELLEFLELHRVMGVDHFFLYNHTVGPQVNCLLQEYIKEGLITVLPWQLPLKSQKEIRTEGIFASLNDCLFRTRHKYSHTIFIDFDEYILPTNNYTYRQFFDYLRNHYDIKQKASFSFKNCFFYRQWPDDPDAKLLNNTIGEKLIVLRKTTRKTEFHNHRTRSKMIVRPELVDMVGNHFVWRYFNKKLFDNMDVKSEEAFMHHYRVCEFGGDDCVKQSSVVDKTAYRYQNDLLEAVRIEYDRHLNTCKLDKIED; encoded by the exons tTAGAAAATGGCTGCACGTGTATTCAGTCGCTTCATAT CATTACCGTGCCTCCGGGGACGAAGAAGAGTTTCTTTAC AAAGACGCAGAATTTGACTTTTCTGATGCATCCATAGGGGCGTGGCAAATCGTCAACAACATTAAGAAGGA CGCCAAATTCCTAGTTTTTTCTGCTTTCCTGGACGTGAGAAATGCACCAACAGTAACAATTATTGCCGCTGCTAAAACCAACATCAGGAAGCTTGCCACGAACAAAATATGGTGCCATTACTGGACCTCTGATAATTTCATTATAGCGCCCAAAATTGTAGAGGCAAGAATAACT ATCATTGAGGAGCATTGGGGACTTCCCTATAGTGCCTACTACGTAAATTGCCCCGTGGATCTTAAGGATCCTCTTCCTGAGGCTGTGAGTGTCGTGACTCATCGCAATGAATTTCCTaagaatttaatgaaaattatagtTAATTATGCAAACGTGACTGCCTGGAATGCCTCAGAATTATCTgcaaacattgaaaaaattgctgtATGTGTTAAACCACTTCACTACGACTTTAACAGA ATATTTGAGCTACTAGAGTTCCTGGAACTGCACAGAGTAATGGGAGTAGACCATTTCTTCCTATACAACCACACTGTAGGTCCTCAAGTGAACTGCCTGCTGCAGGAGTACATCAAAGAGGGATTGATTACAGTCCTGCCTTGGCAGCTGCCATTGAAGTCTCAAAAGGAGATTAGAACCGAGGGCATTTTTGCCTCTTTGAATGACTGCCTCTTCAGGACCAGGCACAAATATTCACATACGATCTTCATTGATTTCGACGAATATATCTTACCCACGAATAATTACACTTATAGACAGTTTTTTGA CTACCTGAGAAACCATTATgatattaaacaaaaagcaTCCTTTTCCTTCAAAAACTGCTTCTTCTACCGACAATGGCCTGATGATCCTGACGCCAAATTACTCAACAACACCATTGGGGAAAAGTTAATAGTTCTAAGGAAAACCACTAGGAAAACTGAATTTCACAATCACAGGACTCGATCTAAAATGATTGTCAGGCCTGAGCTGGTTGATATGGTGGGCAACCACTTTGTATGGAGATACTTCAATAAGAAATTGTTCG ACAACATGGATGTCAAATCTGAAGAGGCTTTTATGCATCATTACAGAGTATGCGAGTTTGGAGGGGACGATTGCGTGAAGCAATCCTCTGTAGTGGATAAAACTGCTTATAGATATCAAAACGATCTTCTTGAAGCCGTGAGAATAGAGTACGACAGACATTTAAATACCTGCAAGCTAGATAAAATTGAAGACTGA